The genomic window AATTTTTAAATCGATTAAAAAAGATTTCAGGCAAGTCCGTAACCTGTACGCTTCGGCTGCATCAGGTAAAAGATAAAAACCTCACGGGAGTGCCGCCTGTTGATAAAGTTTACCTGATGTGCTACTCTACTTCGTCGCCGTTGGAGAATTCAGACAGAAATTCGATCCTTGATGTCAACACGCTGAGAAGTTATCTGTCGAAAATTGAAGACTATCCCATTAAAAATATTGAAGTAGCCCTGCCGATTTATTCGTGGGGGATCGTCACCAATCACTTAGGAAAACACCGGCTGATCAACGCTTTGTCCAGAAAAGATTTGCAAAGCCCGGACTTTAAAAGGATTTCCGATACAGAAGCCGAAATCCTGAAGGACGGGTTTTACTTTGGACACTATCTGAACAAGGGATTTAAAATCAAAGTAGAAGAGATTTCAGATGAACAGCTTCGAGAAGTTATAAGTTTCCTGGAGAAAAAAATAAAACCTTTCGATATTATTTATTATCAATTAGACCGTAAATTTGTTACAGGACATCCGTTTGATTTATAGTATATTTTAATATATATTCATCAGCTGAAACTTCAAATAAACTATTACACTAAAAACACCATCATAAATGAAAAAGTACATTCTTTCACTTGCGGTTTTTTCGCTTTTTTATACCGAATCCCAAGCCTGTGCCTGGTCGGATCCGGATTATGAGTATTTCAATCTCTTTACCCAGAGTATTATCCGGGACAAATCTTACCTGCCTTTTCTTCACAGCTATTCCACAAGGTTCTATTCGGATTTTAAACCTTCCCAGATTCCTGACGACAACATTTATACCTGGAAGAAGTTTTTCAACAACCAGTTGAATTATGCGGAAACCGATTATCTGGTGAATAAAATGAACATCAGTGATCTGAATGCTCTTAAAAAAGGAGCACCTACAAATCAGCTGCTGCTAAAGCTGGGGGCCGGGTTTTATCCGAAGTACCGTGAAGCGGTGGATTACCTGATCGAAGCCAAATACCTCGAGCCGTACATGAAAATCAACTATGTTGAAACAGCAGACTCATTTTACTACAGGGAGAATGAAAGCAGTAAAAATGCGACTAATCTTGATTACGACAAAACCATTGCAGCGCTGACATCACTTTACAATGCAGCAAAGAATCCTGAAATCAAACAGCGGTACGGCTATCAGCTGGTGCGGTTCAACCATTATACAAGAAATTACGACGCTGCGGTTCAGGCATTCAAAAAGTATGTTGAGCCGATCCGGTTAAGAGGGACTGCTTATTTTATGGCATTGGATCAACTGGCGGGTGCACAGCGGGGATTAGATCTGAAAAGTGATGCCAACTGGAACTTTTTCCAGGTTTTCATAAACAGCAAAAGCCGCAAAGAATCCGCTTTTGTATCCATGAAGCTTTCAGATTCGGCTTCCTTTAATAACATCATGAAAAGAGCAGGAACCAGTCAGGAGAAAAATATGGCCTATTTCCTATTAGGCTATGAAGATTTCAACAACCCGATCCCGACCATGGAAAAGATGTTTGACATTGATCCCGATTCGGAAATCCTGAAAGTAATGGCCGTGAGAAGCATCAACGAGCTGGAGCGAAGCTACCTTCCCATTTACTATTACAATAATGACGACGGAAATACTTCTGTTCAAACCACGACAGCGGATAAAACCACAGATCAGGGAAAAACCACAGCCGTAGAGCCAAAAAAAGAAGAGCTTTCCTTCTGGCAGAAAATTGTACGGTTTTTCAAAAATCTTTTCAGCAGTAAAAAAGACAAGGATACTCCGGAAAGCAAAGCAGAGCAAAGTGACGACGAATTGCTGGATAATCCTAACCGCATTCCAGTCTTCAGCAAAAATAATTATTGGTACGATGACAAAAGAAAAGACTTCCTTGATGATCTTGAGAAATTTACCGACAAAGCCAAAGAAAAGTCTAAAGATGAATACTGGCAGATTGCTGATGCTTACCTTAAATTTTTAAGGAAAGACTATAAAGCCAGTACAGAGATTTTAAATGATATTACGACAACGAATCCGGAATACCTGGAACAGATCAAAAGAATGAAAATCCTGAACGACATTGTTTCCCAGCCTAAGATCGATGCCGCTTATGAAGATCATTTAATGAACGACTATGCGGAATACTTTGTCGATCAGCATGAAGTTAAAAAAGACAGCACAGATACTGCGGATTATTATTACGGTGAAGTACCCTCCACTAAGGATTTCCTGAAAGACGTGCTGGCCAACCGCTACTTTCTGCAGGGAGAAGACGGGAAATCTTTCCTCATGAACAATAAACTTTCGGACCTTCAGTACAACCCGAACTCCAGCTTAGTAAAAAGTGTGGAGGATTTCTATAAAAAGCCCGATAAGACGCGGTTTGAAGAACAGATTATTGCTAAAAATATTGATGATGTCGGGAATATTGATGCCTTTTTCGCTATTATTTACGGAGACCGTGCGATGCGGCAGGCAGATTTTGAAAAGGCAAAAGCTTATTATGCAAAAGCTCAGGGATTCAAAGGAATTCCGAGAACAGAATGGAATTATGACTCGAAAAAAGTAATGCCGCTTCAATATCCGGCCACGGCTTATAACGGATTCAATAATATCTCCGATCTGGTCTTCGGGCACAACGTCTGGGAAAGTTTCCAGAGCACCCCGGAAGAAAGCATGAAAAAAGAGGATTATTCCCAGTTTCCGTTTATTAAACCCTCCATGAATAAACTGGAACTTGCGGATGCTTTGCTTCAGCTTAAAAGAATAGGTTCAGGAAAAGATGTAAAGGCTGCTACGGCCAACCAGCTGATCGGAAACCTGTTGTACAATACATCAATCTTAGGATATTACCGTCAGCTTTTTGTAATGGATATCGACAATACGAATGGCGGAAAATACGACTTCTGGAGTACAGACCGGAAAAATCCGTATCAGTATTATTACAAAAACTTTTTAGACCGAAGCTATATCGAACCTGATAATTTTGATCTTGCCATCAGCTATTATAAAAAAGCCTTTGACTTATCCGCAGACCGGGAACAGAAAGCAAGGATACTTTTTCAGATGGCCAGTGCGGAACAAGGCAAATATTACCAATACGAAGCAAAACATCCCTCCACGATTGATTATTCCGATCCGAAATACAGTGAGAAAAGCGATGCTTACCAAAAGCAGCTGGATCAGATTAAAAATCAAAAATACAGAACGTATTTTGCGATGCTGAAAACGCAATATGCGAATACGGGAACTGCACGGGAACTGACGGGAAGCTGTTCTTATTTTGGGTATTTTGTGAGATAGTTTTAAATTAAAAAGGAATCATTTCGATTCCTTTTTTTGTTGCTGTTCCTGAAGCCATTTTTCATGTCTCTTTCGGAACAATTCATCTTTATAATCTTGGTTACGTTGAGCTGCGTCGATGGAATGGGAAGCATGAATATCCTCATCCTCTTCGGCGAAATCTGCCAGCTTTTCGTAATACAAGTGAAGCTGATCAAGTTCCTTTTCTGTCAGGTCTTCGATATCTACAATCCGGTTACTCGCTTTTTCGTTGGCGGCAATGAGCTCATTCAGTTTGATCTGGATGGCTTTGGAGTCTTTATTCTGAGCCTTTTGAATTAAGAAAACCATTAGGAAAGTAATGATTGTTGTACCAGTGTTGATTACTAGCTGCCAGTCTTCCGAGTATTTGAAAACAGGCCCTGACGCAGCCCATAAAATTACAATTAAGGTGGCCCCTATAAATGCATAAGAGCTTCCGGTAAATTTTGATGCCCAATCTGAAAATCTTTCAAAGATACTTTTGTCTGCCTTAGCCATTTCTTTAGTTTTAATCAGGTTATGGACATCAAAAACTCCGCCGAAACAGCGGAGTTTGCAGGTTTAAATTAATTGGACTTATAATCAGTATTTAATGGCTTTGTCCAGCTCTATAGAATTATTATTTTTCTTTAATGTTTTTCTGTATCATATCCGACAGTTCTTTAATTGTTCCGGTCTTTTCCATCGTCATACAGGGTGTATCCATATTTGTGTTGCTTTTGTAATTCTCTTTTATGGAGTAGATTATTATAATGAAAGTAATTACTTTTTTATTTCAGGATATCGTACTGCTTTATCAAGCTCGATGGGATTGTTATACTTTTTGATCCTCTGCCGCTCTGCAATGCCGTACTGGCGGAGTTCTTCGGGCTTGTAGATCACCTTGCCATTATCCAATGCTAATTTATTATTTTCATTGATCTCGGTCTGCCCGCTATTTATGAATTTAAGAGGATCCTGATAATAGCTTAAAAGCATAGATTGATACTTTGAATATGGGATTTCTACACCGCGATTTTTCGCATTTTTATACATCTCAATAAATTGGGTATCGGGAAAATTCTGTGATTTATTAAGCGTAAAATGATAGTTCTCCTTATCATCATAAATTTCCACAATCATCCCGGGCAGCCCATGGAATTTGTACGGTCCTTCCTGAAAAGGAAAATCTCTGGAAAACCAGGCTGTCCAGTTTCTGCCTCCGAATCTGGCAGTCGCCTTCTGAAGTTTTAATGATGAAGACATTTTGGTCTCTTTTTCAATATTCCATGACATTAAAGGAGCATCTTTGAGCTTATAAATATCAAAATTCTGAAAGCTGTACAAAACGTACTGTTTGCTTTTACGGTTTTTGCTTAAAAAATCACTGGGCTTTCCGATAAAAGTCCTCATTCCCGAAGCGTGTTCAATAGAATCACTTACGAAATAAGACCGCTCATAATAAAAGGCTTCTTCCGGATTGATGTCCAGGTAATAATTTGTTTTGCGCACTTCTGCCGAAGTGGAATCCGGCCGGTAGACCAGGTCATAAATAAAACGGTGGGTTTGTGCGTTTAATGAAATACCAAATAGGAGAATACCGAACAGTAAAGTTTTCATCGTAATAATTTTTACGAATATACATATAAAAATGAGCCCTCGTCGCAAAATTATGGTGATGAATAAAAACAAAAATCCGCTCCTTTACAGGAACGGATTTTTTTATAATCATACAAAGTATGTGAATTATCACACTTTGATTTCAACGTCTACTCCTGAAGGAAGCTCTAATTTCATTAGGGCATCTACAGTTTTAGAAGAAGAAGAGTAGATATCCATCAGTCTCTTGTGAGCTGATAACTGGAACTGCTCTCTTGCTTTCTTGTTTACGTGCGGAGATCTCAACACAGTGAAGATTCTCTTATTGGTAGGCAATGGGATCGGTCCGTTTACCACAGCACCGGTAGCCTTTACCGTTTTTACGATTTTCTCTGCAGATTTATCTACCAAGTTGTAATCGTAAGATTTAAGTTTTATTCTGATTCTTTGTGACATTTTAATCTAATTTAATATTAACCTTTAGCCTTAGCGATTACTTCTTCAGCAACGTTACTAGGAGCAGCTTCATATTTTTCGAATTCCATAGAAGATGTTGCTCTACCTGAAGATAACGTTCTAAGAGAAGTTACATAACCGAACATTTCAGATAGTGGAACGAAAGCTTTGATTACTTTAGCGTTGTTTCTATCATCCATACCGTTTACCGTACCTCTTCTTCTGTTAAGGTCACCTACGATGTCCCCCATGTATTCTTCCGGAGTTACTACTTCAAGCTTCATGATTGGTTCCATGATAACCGCTTTCGCAGCTCTACCCGCATCTTTGAATCCCATCTTAGCAGCTAATTCGAAAGATAGCTGATCGGAGTCAACCGCGTGGAAAGATCCGTCTTTAAGAACAATTTTCATTGCCTCAACTTCGAAACCTGCCAATGGACCGTTCTTCATTGATTCTTTAAATCCTTTTTCAACTGCAGGAATAAATTCTCTTGGAATGTTACCCCCTTTAATTTCGTTGATGAATTCAAGACCTGTCTTACCTTCGTCTGCAGGACCGATTTCGAATACGATATCTGCGAACTTACCTCTACCTCCGGACTGCTTTTTGTAAACCTCTCTGTGGTTAGCTTTCTGTGTAAGAGCTTCTTTGTACTCTACCTGCGGCTGCCCTTGGTTAACTTCTACTTTAAACTCTCTTCTCATACGGTCTACGATGATATCCAAGTGAAGCTCACCCATACCGGAGATAATTGTTTGTCCTGAAGCCTCGTCAGTCTTAACCTGGAAAGTAGGATCCTCTTCAGCTAATTTAGCCAAAGCATTACCCATTTTATCCTGGTCAGCTTTCGTTTTAGGTTCAACAGCGATACCGATTACCGGATCCGGGAAGATCATTGATTCAAGAACGATTGGGTTCTTTTCATCAGATAAGGTATCTCCTGTTTTAATATCTTTAAATCCTACAGCAGCACCAATATCTCCAGCTTCGATATACTCAACCGGGTTTTGCTTGTTCGCGTGCATCTGATAGATTCTTGAGATTCTTTCTTTGTTACCGGATCTTGTGTTCAATACATAAGAACCAGCATCCAATCTTCCTGAATAAGCTCTGAAGAATGCCAATCTACCTACGAATGGGTCAGTAGCAATTTTGAAAGCCAATGCAGCGAAAGGATCTTGAACAGATGGTTTTCTTTCGATATCAGCGTCAGTTCTTGGGTCTGTTCCTTTGATATTGTCCTTATCCAATGGAGAAGGAAGATATTTACAAACAGCATCAAGCATGAACTGTACTCCTTTGTTTTTGAAAGAAGATCCACAAGTCATAGGAATAATAGAAAGATCGATAGTCGCTTTTCTAAGCGCTTCGTTGATTTCCTCTTCAGAAATTGAATCCGGATCTTCGAAGAATTTCTCCATTAAAGTTTCATCGTAGTCAGCTACTGCTTCTACCAATTTCTCTCTATATTCTAGAACCTCATCTTTCATGTCTTCAGGAATCGGAACTACTTCATAAGTAGCACCTTGTCCAGCTTCATCCCAGATGATCGCTCTGTTTTTAATTAAGTCTACAACTCCTTTGAAATCCTCTTCAGCACCGATTGGTAAAACAATTGGAACAGCGTTGGAACCTAACATTTCTTTTACTTGTTTTACAACGTTCAAGAAGTCAGCACCCTGTCTGTCCATTTTGTTTACGAATCCCATTCTTGCCACTTTGTAGTTGTCTGCAAGTCTCCAGTTTGTTTCAGACTGAGGCTCTACACCGTCTACGGCAGAGAAAAGGAATACCAATCCGTCCAATACTCTCAAAGATCTGTTTACTTCTACAGTGAAGTCAACGTGTCCCGGTGTATCGATAATGTTGAAGTGGTAAGGCATTGTTTCAGGTAATTTCTTACCTTGATCTGTTGGAAAGTTCCAAGAACAAGTAGTGGCCGCAGAAGTAATGGTAATCCCTCTTTCTGCTTCCTGCTCCATCCAGTCCATTGTAGAAGCACCGTCGTGAACCTCTCCAATTTTGTGGTTTACACCTGTATAGAATAAAATCCTTTCTGTAGTGGTAGTTTTACCTGCATCGATGTGAGCAGCAATACCAATATTTCTTGTAAATTTAAGATCTCTTCCCATTTCAGATTAGAATTTGAAGTGTGAGAAAGCTTTGTTCGCTTCCGCCATTTTGTGAGTATCAGATTTCTTTTTGAAAGCAGCTCCTTCTTCTCTTGAAGCAGCTACAACTTCATTAGCCAATTTCAAAGCCATAGACTTATCATTTCTAGCTTTAGAATATTTGATTAACCATTTCATTGCCATAGAAATTTTTCTATCTGCTCTGATTGGCATTGGGATCTGGAAGTTAGCTCCACCTACTCTTCTGGAACGTACTTCTACGTGAGGCATTACATTAGTAAGTGCATCTTTCCAGATTTCAAGGGCTGTTTTCTCGTTATCTCCTTTTTTAGTTTCTACGATGTCCAATGCATCATAGAAAATTTTGAATGCGATTGACTTTTTACCGTCAAGCATTAGGTTGTTTACGAATCTTGTTACCAATTGATCATTAAATTTCGGATCTGGTAACAACGGTCTTTTTTTCGCTTTTGTCTTTCTCATTGTTTCTGTACCTTATTTAATGATTATTTTTTCTTTCCTTTTGCTGGTGCAGCTGGTGCCTGACCTGGTTTAGGTCTCTTCGCTCCATACTTAGATCTTCTCTGTGTTCTTCCATTTACACCTGCAGTGTCTAATGCACCTCTTACGATGTGGTAACGTACTCCCGGTAGGTCTTTCACCCTTCCGCCTCTTACCAATACTATCGAGTGCTCTTGAAGATTATGTCCTTCGCCCGGGATGTAGGCGTTAACTTCTTTACCGTTAGAAAGTCTTACCCTTGCAACTTTTCTTAGTGCAGAGTTAGGTTTCTTCGGTGTAGTAGTATATACTCTCGTACATACACCACGTCTTTGTGGACAAGAATCAAGGGCAGCCGATTTGCTCTTCTTGGCAAGCGTGGCTCTTCCTTTTCTTACTAATTGTTGAATAGTAGGCATTTAATTGCTTTTTATTTTAGGGTGCAAAAATAATAATATTTTTTTAATTAACAAGCAGTTAAGTAGAAATAATATTTTTATTTAAAAATTAATTAACAGCCACTTACGGTTTAATCTGTAATCGTAACCTGAACATTACGGTTC from Chryseobacterium sp. SORGH_AS_0447 includes these protein-coding regions:
- a CDS encoding GLPGLI family protein, encoding MKTLLFGILLFGISLNAQTHRFIYDLVYRPDSTSAEVRKTNYYLDINPEEAFYYERSYFVSDSIEHASGMRTFIGKPSDFLSKNRKSKQYVLYSFQNFDIYKLKDAPLMSWNIEKETKMSSSLKLQKATARFGGRNWTAWFSRDFPFQEGPYKFHGLPGMIVEIYDDKENYHFTLNKSQNFPDTQFIEMYKNAKNRGVEIPYSKYQSMLLSYYQDPLKFINSGQTEINENNKLALDNGKVIYKPEELRQYGIAERQRIKKYNNPIELDKAVRYPEIKK
- a CDS encoding low affinity iron permease family protein, whose amino-acid sequence is MAKADKSIFERFSDWASKFTGSSYAFIGATLIVILWAASGPVFKYSEDWQLVINTGTTIITFLMVFLIQKAQNKDSKAIQIKLNELIAANEKASNRIVDIEDLTEKELDQLHLYYEKLADFAEEDEDIHASHSIDAAQRNQDYKDELFRKRHEKWLQEQQQKKESK
- the rpsG gene encoding 30S ribosomal protein S7: MRKTKAKKRPLLPDPKFNDQLVTRFVNNLMLDGKKSIAFKIFYDALDIVETKKGDNEKTALEIWKDALTNVMPHVEVRSRRVGGANFQIPMPIRADRKISMAMKWLIKYSKARNDKSMALKLANEVVAASREEGAAFKKKSDTHKMAEANKAFSHFKF
- the rpsL gene encoding 30S ribosomal protein S12 — its product is MPTIQQLVRKGRATLAKKSKSAALDSCPQRRGVCTRVYTTTPKKPNSALRKVARVRLSNGKEVNAYIPGEGHNLQEHSIVLVRGGRVKDLPGVRYHIVRGALDTAGVNGRTQRRSKYGAKRPKPGQAPAAPAKGKKK
- the fusA gene encoding elongation factor G, with the protein product MGRDLKFTRNIGIAAHIDAGKTTTTERILFYTGVNHKIGEVHDGASTMDWMEQEAERGITITSAATTCSWNFPTDQGKKLPETMPYHFNIIDTPGHVDFTVEVNRSLRVLDGLVFLFSAVDGVEPQSETNWRLADNYKVARMGFVNKMDRQGADFLNVVKQVKEMLGSNAVPIVLPIGAEEDFKGVVDLIKNRAIIWDEAGQGATYEVVPIPEDMKDEVLEYREKLVEAVADYDETLMEKFFEDPDSISEEEINEALRKATIDLSIIPMTCGSSFKNKGVQFMLDAVCKYLPSPLDKDNIKGTDPRTDADIERKPSVQDPFAALAFKIATDPFVGRLAFFRAYSGRLDAGSYVLNTRSGNKERISRIYQMHANKQNPVEYIEAGDIGAAVGFKDIKTGDTLSDEKNPIVLESMIFPDPVIGIAVEPKTKADQDKMGNALAKLAEEDPTFQVKTDEASGQTIISGMGELHLDIIVDRMRREFKVEVNQGQPQVEYKEALTQKANHREVYKKQSGGRGKFADIVFEIGPADEGKTGLEFINEIKGGNIPREFIPAVEKGFKESMKNGPLAGFEVEAMKIVLKDGSFHAVDSDQLSFELAAKMGFKDAGRAAKAVIMEPIMKLEVVTPEEYMGDIVGDLNRRRGTVNGMDDRNNAKVIKAFVPLSEMFGYVTSLRTLSSGRATSSMEFEKYEAAPSNVAEEVIAKAKG
- the rpsJ gene encoding 30S ribosomal protein S10, yielding MSQRIRIKLKSYDYNLVDKSAEKIVKTVKATGAVVNGPIPLPTNKRIFTVLRSPHVNKKAREQFQLSAHKRLMDIYSSSSKTVDALMKLELPSGVDVEIKV